The nucleotide sequence agatggaaggaaaaatgtgagatagagaaaaaaagagacaaggagagggcgAAATTgttatcagacagacagactaattaGTTGAATAATACACGgaaatgcaaatatacacatacgtacagatATTTAGAAGTGGATTTGAGTGTAATTGAGAAAATAGTGATTCATATAGGCCTAGAATATAACAGaacagtgaaaagaaagaaaagtaagagagagagagagagagagagagagagagagagagagagagagagagagagaaagagagaaagagagagagaatggaagggagggagagagagagaattcaaatagacattttacctttttctctctctctcttcactgcttcgtgtttctctctgttttatttttattgtctcctttctttcttgtggTTATCAGCCATCGATAGTAGGATTATAACCGACCCATAATGCCCGCCACACCTCATAAAAAACGGTAATCTTGACCTtgccttttctttgtatttttaccggtttggtttatttatgtctgtgtctttctggctgtctgcctgtctgtttgcctgtctgatTGTCCTCTGCCGTGTATTAAGTACTGAGtattatgtgtgcatgcatgtatgtgaatatgttaaTAAGTGTGCGAACGTGTTTCGTAAGTGTGTCCTTGCGCAGGTGCTTGCGTGCGGGGTCAGCTGGTGGCTGTCATTTCGATAGAAGGTGGCCGATAGGTTGTTAGGCCTTGTCATGGTTGCCAATTACGCACGCACACCACCCTCCCCTTGCCACTTCCCTCGgtcttttcctcaccctctcccgcccctcacccttcccctctattctcccccaccccttttcccccacccctttaccttttcctcctctctcctaccctctctctcctctctccttccctctctctcctctctcctttccactctctcctctctccttccctcttcccccttctcctccttcctcctccttcctcattccctcttcctccatcatcctccttcctccatccctcccctccctctctccttccctcttcctccttctcttcccctcctcctcccctccccctacctctccccttttcatccaCACACCCTTGCGCTCCCTTTCGTCACCCTTTTTTACCCGTTAGTGTTCTCTTTCACCTCACTCTTCTCCCTACTTtcaccctttgcccccccccctcccctccccgccgctGTCGCTTCCTGCCCACCCTACGCAGCGCATATTAGGTCAGATTAGGTTACTTTTTAGTCCGGTGtcgattttaatttcttttgtgtttgtgccgtcggtgtgtgtgtgtgtgcgtgtgtgtgtgtgtgcgtgtgtgtgtgtgtgtgtgtgtgtgtgtgtgtgtgcttgtttattttttaagaagTTTGAGCGtctatgtttttctctttctttttatgtttttgttttctttcctctctctctctctctctctctctctctctctctctctctctctctctctctctctctctccctccctctccctccctctctctccctctctcccccctcctttcccctccatttcccctttctcattaCCCATTTCAACCCAagtaagtcacacacacacacacacacacacacacacacacacacacacacacacacacacacacacacacacacacacacacacacacacacacacacacacacacacacacacacacacacgtgcatacctTCCCCTCGAGGCTATCGATATGTTATGTACGTGATCTATACTGCCCGCACCGCATGTCCCTTATATGCCTATCTATATGCGTGTTCCCGTACGTGTGCGTGCCTGTAATTACGCTTTAAGTACTCACTAGGAAATGGCAGATCACGTGACCAAATGGTCTATTGAAGTAATTTGTTTGTTTAACGTTTTGGGCTCATTGGTTAATACGAAGCATAATGTTGGTCGGTTTCTTGAGTGATtccgttattatgattatattatttttagcagTGCGAGTGTTGAGTTGCAAGGGTaagaacggagaaaaaaaaaggttaactgGCATTTGTAATGTCATCCATTTATTCCATTAGTAATATTACCGTTGTCATAATTccagtataattttttttgcacagCTCGAGGGCCGGGCAGGTAGGCCTACCCCGGGAGGAAGTGGTGGGAGGGTTAGGAATACGATAGGCTTATAACGCCATGTTGGGGGAATTTaattggatattttttcttttttctttttttttctgctttctatttttctttttttctttttggtagtttttaattttatttcttttggagTTTATGTTgtcggcttgtgtgtgtgtgtgtgttgtttgtttacattAGCATGCTGTTTTTGTGTCTCGGCCGCGCAGGCGCCCTCCCCTTTCTGGGTCAGGGCACCCCGCGGCTCTCGGCGGACTGGCACTCTGCACATCGGGAGTTTGGTCACGCTGgccaaggggaaggagggggggcacttacatattcactcacacacttacacgtacGCTTACTCTAAATCACATACgctatacacgcgcgcacacacgcgcacgcacatacacacatacacaagcacacgcacatacacacatacacaagcacacacacacaagcacacatacacaagcacacacacacacgcacacgcacacgaacacgcacacgcacacgcacacgcacacgcacacacacgcacacacacacacacacacacacctgcacacacacacatacagagagagagagagggagggagacagggagaggggggagggggggagggggcataagGGTCGAGGAAGTGCCAGTTTACACGGAAGGAAAcgtccacctccgcctcctccgttGCCTCCTCCACGTCACTTCTTGTCTTCATTAtcctaattcccttttttttaaatcttgtgtGTGGTCTTTatctgcattttttgtttttttcttatttttattactagattttttttttttttttttttttttttttttttagatttttttcttcgtctttacgttcctcttttctctccctctccctctccctctccctctccttctccttctccctcgtccttctccgcttctctcttgtttttctctttactgttgtaatgattataacactGCATTCCATTGCCGTTGCAAGAAATTGCATACTACGACGagggataagaaggagaagggagacttGGATGATTGAGTGCGAaggaaacatctctctctctctatctatctatctatctatctttctctctgtctgtctgtctgtctgcctgtctcccttcctctccctcctccctccctctccccctcctccctccccctccctctcccaccctcgttcccctcctctttctttccttccctctctctttctttctcttctcttccccttctcacacTGTCTCCTTCTTTACCtggctccctccttcctttcctactctccctgtcctccccttccctccctctcaccccctccgtttctctcccccttcccctttcagctTTTTTTTGTCTCGCCCGTCTcgcccctcattttcccctgcaTTAACATAATCGACGTATCATTAATCACATTCATGCTGGTGGTCAAAGCTCCTCTGCcgccctctcactcttcccctccgcctcctcctcctcctcctcctcctcctcctcctcctcctcctctcccgccctttcactcttcccctcctcctcctcctcctcctcctcctcctcctcctcctcctcctcccgccctttcactcttcccctccttctcctcctcctcctcctcctcctcctcctcctctctcctcctcctcctctcccgccctttcactcttcccctcctcctcctcctcctcctcctctcccgccctttccctcttcccctcctcctcctctcctcctcctcctcctcctcctcctcctcctcctcctcctcctcctcctcctcctcctcctcctcctcccccttctccactccctccgcTTAGCTGAGTTGAGTAACtcccgttacacacacacacacacacacacacacacacacacacacacacacacacacacacacacacacacacacacacacacacacacacacacacacacacacacacacacacacacacacacacatgtgtatatatatatatatatatatatatatatatatatatatatatatatatatatatatatatatatttcctctctctctctctctcttgaaggggttccttctctcgttcttccttcctcgtaacttttcttctctctccctccccctttccttctctcctcgtcttttcttccctacatcccttctcctcttccccccttcccctccttctctcccctccccccttctcccagctcccccccccctcccccatgcgtGCTCCACCTGTAGCAGACTGACCTGTTGGTTCACCTGGTAAGGGGGACGTGGTGGGGGAGGGCGGGACGGGTCacggggtagaggaagggggggagggttagggggggggttgggggggattgACAAGGTTGGATTGCGTTGCGGTTTTGCCTACTTCCGGTTATTGTAAATTGAGCCCTTGTTTtgccatttaactttttttttcttgtggtgtTTCATTTTTATGAATAAGAGTGACTTCGACTGTTGTTTCTGCCCCTTTTATGGATAGCGCGGGTTTGTATGCGTGCGTATTTGATTACgttagtgcgcgcgcgcgcgtgtgtgtgtgtgtgtgtgtgtgtgtgtgtgtgtgtgtgtgtgtgtgtgtgtgtgtgtgtgtgtgtgtgtgtgtgtgcttttgtgtgagtgtgttcgcTTGTATGTATGCGTctgcgcgtgtgcgtgtctgcatgAGGGTGTGTTGATGAATGCCTTGTTCGCGTTAGTACGTGTGGGTCTCTTTACACGTGTAATATGTATTAAGTATAATACTTCAAATACTTTCTCAAGACAGTTACaagatctctctcttttctcttctcttcttttctcttctcttctcttctcttctcttctcttctcttctcttcttttctcttctctctctttctctctctctctctctttctctctctcttctctttctcctctctcttctttctctctctcttctttctctctctctttccttctctctctcttctcttctcctctcttctcttctctctctctcctctttctcctctctctctctctctctctctctcttctcccctcctcttctctctctctctctctctctctctctctctctttcagccagCAAGTTGGCGTGATAAAGCGTGCAAGCAACGCGTGTAATTACTTGGTTATTTTGACCGAGCTTTTTAAAAGTCTGAGAGAGGCAAATAGAAATACATCGATCTGCATGTACGCACGtaaaatacgagagaaaaaaagaaacaaacaaaacagacagatatgcaaaaagggaaaaacgcacagagagagagagagagagagagagagagagagagagagagagagagagagaatgagtaagaatgagaaagaatgctTCTGTACAAAGTTGACATAATATCGAGTGCATGCCATCGCGTATATAGCATTCCGTGCCTTTGGATGATTGTACCTGTAATCGGATGCGTGTTCTGTATACCTGTAGCTGCCGTAGctagggggggaggcaaggggagaaaagaggaggggaagggtacagtggagaggggtaaggagaaaggggaaggggggaggagaggaaaagggagggagagggtaaagagggaagggaggaggggacaggTAAGGAGATAGGGtaaggggtgagagaggatgtaaagggaagggaggaggggggaaaggtaaagagaaggggggagaacgtaaggaggaagggtggggagagggagaggatagagagggaagggggttcgtaggaggggggagagggagtgggggttcTCTCACGTGAAGTATTGGCGATGGACAATAATTGGACCTGGTAAGAGTCACGTGACACGCAAActatggcggggagggggggagggaggggtttgtgAGGAGGCgtgggtgaggggagaaaggaaagtggagaggagggagggaagagagagagaggaaaaagggaaagaggagagaagggagagagagaggaagaataggagagaagaaagagagaggaggagggagaagatgagagggaaggttggcggaaaaaggggggggggggctgaatatAATTATGACTCCTACTTACGCGTCTGtcgctgagtgtgtgtgtgtgttggaatttATAATACATTGGGTGTTCTTACTCGTTTCGAAAGGAGTTGGGAGGGAGAAAACGAGCAGGTTTGGTTTATGGAAGTTTCGTACGGTATGCATAATGTGACTGATTTAGAAGAGGCTTTCAAACGAGGTAACTGATCGGCGGCAATCGGTGAGTTTTGTTAGCATATCAGACGTTGCGTTAATCGTCGGGACAGCCGATCGCCGCGGCGAGATTCCACTTGTGAAAGCGAacctatgtttctttttttctttctttctttttctgttgatttATGTGGGGTTTGTTGGCGTGCAGACActcacatgcacgcgcacacagatacacacgcatgtgcacatacacacgcacatgcacatacacacgcacatgcacacacacacacacactcacatacacacacacacacactcacatacacacacacacacacacacacacacacacacacacacacacacacacacacacacacacacacacacacacacaagcacataaacacacactaatgCAGACAGTATATAACATGTTAATACTAAACACAGCCATAACAGGAAGGGAGTAATATATTAGTGCATTTTAAGTTCATGCTTGACTCGCCATCAGACAATAGCATCAGAATGGCtgtatcatattttttcccttttttcctctctccctctctatctccattcAGAATTCCCTCCAGACTATACTCTGCATCAGTCGGTaaaaatatttcagttttatCATTTGATCGATGGGTCTGGCGATAATTGAatcctctcttcccttattttcAGCTAAGATGCTccatttcttactttctttatcattttattctttcgTTTCCATTATTTTGATGTCTTCtcagtattttttgtatttgcacTTCATCtggtttgattattatatttttagattatttaaacAATTATAAGATTTTTGGTTAGTCAATTGTATTTTACTATATTACTCTAAAGAAGGTAATCAAGTTTGATATTGTATACACGTATATTATCCAACACAAAGCATAAAAAAGCTTAGCAATATGTAATTGACCAATTTTCATtactccctcacttcccttcatGTCTCCTTTATCATCTCACCCATTGCCattgttccctccctctctttgtccccttttcccttcatctctctcttcttcattgcTACAACTCAATTAATGGTCatgttccttctccccccccccccccccccaggcactgCCCTCTCACCAGTGAAGACAGGCCAAGGGAATGCTGAGGTGAGCAAGGCTGAGTCTCCGACCAGCGACTATGGCGAGGAGTCATCAGATGCATTGGAACCAGGAGAGCTAACCCTCAACGACCAGCCCCACACACAGCCCTCGCGTTCACAACCTATACCTTACAATCCTCAGGTTTGTGGCTTGATTCTCTGGGTGTGTTCCTCTTGGGATTTTAAAAGCATGATGAAGATTGTGTTTAACCAGAAAACTTTATTTAAGGGCATATCAGAAAGTACTAGTAATAGAAAAGTACTAGATACATTTAAGCATTTGAACTGTGATGTATGATTCTGAGCTACTTACTTCATATGCTGTATGTAGCACTCACCTGAGATTGTAGCACATGCTGTATATCACTGTTACCCagttaatatttcttttcttttcatgaacACAAACAAAGTAATGTGGTTTTTATGTTTATACAATTTGGGGGAGGAAATGCCAGAGGTGAAGTTTCACTGATGATGATGCCTTGTGTTTCGCAGGTTCACGTAAATGCCAAGCCACCATACTCATTCTCATGCCTCATCTTCATGGCCATTGAGGATTCTGCAAATAAGGCTCTACCTGTCAAAGACATCTATGCCTGGATCCTTGACCATTTCCCCTACTTCAGAAATGCACCTACAGGATGGAAGAACTCTGTCAGACACAACCTGTCCCTTAACAAATGCTTCCGCAAGGTGGAGAAAGCTCCGGttagtgtgtatttgtttttgttttttgttgtgattgttgttacTGTATTACTTATGAATTTTATGTATTAACGTatggtttattctttcttttttttattttacatgagactatcttttcttcatttttattcatttgatagaGCACTGAAGCATTATTCAGAATTGTTGTTGCTTCCCTAAGTGTCACTTTTCACACTGTATGTACAGAGGGCTAAAagacctccccaccttcctccccatctgcatcttcattgctctctctctaacccttcctCCCCACACACAGAACCTGGGCAAGGGCTCTCTGTGGATGGTGGATCCTGCGTACCGCCCAAACCTGCTGCAGGCATTGAGCAAGACGCCCTTTCACCCCTACTCCAACCTGGATCGCATCTACATGGTCTCCACCAAGGCTGCTTATAACAACAGGCCAGTGCTGTATAGGTGGGTCAAGGGAAAGATCCAACCACACTTCATTATTGGTGTTGTCTGTGGCTCTATGTGTCTCTTTCCCTGTTTTTCACGCAGTTGCTCTCAGCTTGAGTAAGTTAGTGATGACATGGCTTTTGTTAGCTAAAATGTGCCTTGTAttttacatgcacacgcacatgcactcgcatgcacacacataagcgcgcgcgcgcacacacacacacacacacacacacacacacacacacatacacatacacatacacatacacatacacatacacatacacatacacatacacatacacatatacatatacatatacatatacacacacacacacacacacacacacacacacacacacacacacacacacacacacacacacacaccacacacacacacacacacacatacacatgcatgtctgtcggtctgtgtctgtctatctgtctgtctgtctgtctgtatacatatatatatatatatatatatatatatatatatatatatatatatatatatatatatgtatgtatgtatgtatgtatgtgtgtatgtgtgtatgtgtgtgtgtgtgtgtgtgtgtgtgtgtgtgtgtgtgtttgtgtgtgtgtgtgtgtgtgtgtgtgtgtgtgtgtgtgtgtgtgtggttgtgtgtgtgtgtgtgtgtgtgtgtgtgtgtgttgtatgtgtatgtgtatgtatgtatatatgtatatatgtatatatgtatatgtatgtatatgtgtatatatattatatatatatataatatatatatatatatatatatatatatatatatatatatatatatattatatattatattttaattttatatatatatatatataatatatatatatatatatatattatatatatattatattatatatatatatatatttatatatattatatatatatatataatatatatatatatatattatatatatattatatatattatatatatattaatatataattatatatttatatattatatataattataagatataataatatataatatatatattatatataatatatatatatatatattatataatatatattatatatatatatatatatatatatatatatatatatattattatatatattatattatatatatagatatatatatatatatatatatatatatatatatatatatatatatatatatatatatatatatatatgtattatatatacatattttatatatatggatatatatatatatatatatatatatatatatataatatatatatataatatatatatataatatatatatattatagcatttgtgtgtgtgtgtttgtgtgtgtgtgtgtgtgtgtgtgtgtgtgtgtgtgtgtgtgtgtgtgtgtgtgtgtgtgtgtgtgtatgtgtgtacatacatacaccatacatacaagaTGACATGAAATAATGTTATTTTGGGGCCAATTCTGGAAACAAGAAattcaaaatcagaaaaaatggaaaagattgggaaaggccCACATCCTGTAGTGGATTGAtacagactgatgatgatgatatgcatatacatacatacatattatatatatatatatatatatatatatatatatatatatatatatatatatgtatatatgtatatatgtatatatgtatatattatatatatatatatatatatatatatatatatatatatatatatatatatatatatatatatatatatatatatatatatatatatatatatatatatatatgtatgtatgtgtgtgtgtgtgtgtgtgtgtttatttatttatttatttatattttttttgtatatatatatgtaagtatatatacacttatataagtatataaacaggATAttcacttattatatttataacagaaaaaatgataaagttaGCAACAAAGCCTCAGATCCAAGACCCCTTTGAACTAACCTTGCCCTATGTCCAGCAGGCACCTCGTGGAGACAGTCGGGGCCCCCGGCAGTGTAGCTAAAACTGCCACGAGTGCCGAGGCTGCTGCCGTCAGCCCCTCCAAGCCTGCCGGGGCCAACGTGCCTGACCCAGAGCTGTTCCCCTACCTTGCCCGACGTCTTGGGTCCTCCACAGCAGGGGGGGCAGCTACTACCGTGAGTGCAGGCCTTGGCACATCTGCAACAGGAGTGCACAGTGAAGATGTGGATGCTGCAGCTGCCATGCTTGCTCTCAAGCATGGGCCACGGATCCTCACGCCGGCTAGTGGTGAGGCGGGAACTTAGGGTTGTCTCAAGGTTCACATGTTTGGCAGTACTGAAACAATAGCTAGATGCATTCAGTTTcaattactttttcttatttttctttctttctttttttttctgttcatgctTCATGCTTCCTATATCTGCAGCAAGTAAGCAAACTGATAAAGCTAACACATAATCTATTCTTTTGCAGAATCCTACTCTAAACTGCGAGATGGGAAGGACACATCAGCTTTATatgaagaaaacaggaagagaaagaggaaaagaaagcacACAGAAGTAAGTTTTTGCTAGTTCTAAAATTATTAATCTAAACATCTAAAAAGGCTGTGTAAATTGTTAAATATGATGGAATCatgaattttatttctgtttattcaaTGATATTGACTCGTGTAggtgaaaccaaaaaaatttcccttttaaatagcTCTAAAAGTGATATCTATTATTTCACAAGGATGGGAACAGTTGAAAATTATATCTCATGACACATCTCTGAAATCAAAATTACATATTCATTAGGTTGAGGTGCAAAAACACAtttgatgttatatatttaacacaactatttattcattttctcgtATTTCTTCAGGTTGGGGATGCACGTATGATGGTGATCAGTTCATCGCCTAGCGAGGATCACTCATACACTTCCATGGATggcgatgggggggaggaggagtaccTTCCTGCCCCCCAGACACCACAGGCCACACCAGTCTCATCATCAGCTGCGTCCCTTAACCAGCCGCCTCCCGCCAAGAAAGCCAATCACTCGCCCACCTCAAGCGTTGATGAGGCCTTCTCTGATGATTCCTATGAGAGTGATGTAGCTAGgtgagtctgtgtgtatatttgggtcatgcatgatcttttttttttttttttttttttttttttcttcttcttcttcttctttctttcttgtgtgtgtgtgtgtgtgtgatttttttgtttatttgcttttttatatgtttatgctCAAAGGGTATGAGACTCATACTTACATTCCCCTCCCACAGCGAAGCCTCACAGGCAGACATACGGCAGTTAGTAGAGGGAGCGGATGCCTTGCTCAACCTGGCAGCTGTGGCCACATCACTAGCCTCTCAGCGCCCCATCCCTGGCTCTGGCCCACAGCTTCAGAGCCAACGACACCATCACACCCCCTCTCACCAACACTACCAGGCCAACAACCCCTCCCGCCCGCGAAAGGTTCACGTGGCGAAAGGGGATATAGGAAAGCCTTTGCAGCAGAAGGGCTCACACAAGGCCAAGGCAGAGgtaccccacaacaacaacacaataatcaacaacaacaacaaggtcCTAAAGATGAGAAGGCTTGGGGGAGCAGCCCAAGGGCGGGGAGGCACAAGGAGCCAGCTCCCAGCCTCACGGTAGGAGAGGGTTTAGACACAGGGACGCAGGAATCGGTTCTTCCTAGTCCACAAAGTGTTGCCTGAGGAAATGGCAtgccaaaaggaaaggaaaaggaaggttgTCTAACCTAGTGTGCAAGGAACTGCAGTGGGTCCTATGCAATGTAGCTGAAAGTAGTTTAAATCCTTttagtagatttttttaaaagacttttctttttttctctcttttttgtctttcttttttgtggcAAAGACAGGTTTAAGTTATTAAGGTGCATGGGAAACTCTGTcagtcaatattgttattaaatgtagatagtttctcttttttgttatttggtgTACCTCTAGTTCTGTCCATCTTTTCTGATGAAGCCTTATGCTAGTGATGTGTTACATACTAAGTGCTCAGTTCActaatgcaaaaaacaaaaaacaaaaaaacaaaaaacaaaaaaaaatatgaaaaacatttaCAAAGCGAGACATTTTTATCGGGTACTTAGATTTCTtctcatagatatttatatattgatatttttctcgttccttcttttttctacaaATGCATTTTGTACATCATCAAATTTGATTGGTTGTCTTTTCAGTatgtagagacagagacaaagaaagcaaTAATTTATGTTAAAATGTTTGCAAACACATATGAATCACTTTGCACTAGTCTTCTCTAATTTCCTTCTAATCTGAATGGAAATTTACTTTGCATATGCAATAATTATGGCTTGTGTATGCATTACATGCATTGTTGAAGAGCAATACTGTTTTTACACTTGCtaatgtgtgttattttataaaattgtttagATATACTTGGTataagtgtgtaatatatacccTAAAAGGCTTTATTGTACATATACAAGCTGTAAAAtgagattaatattatatttgttgttgtttaaacAATGTAAATGTTCTCCCAGTTTTAAAGGTTCTGACAGCTAGGCCTAAGGAATATTTGGAGATCTAGCAACAGATTCCAAactctgttactttttttttattggtattttagaGGTGAGTTTGTATTGGAATggatccttttttcttcttcttcttttttccttttcttttttctactttctctttatttctgtcttttactTGAGTACTTAAAGGAGAGATCACAGTGATTTCTAGGGAAGGCTCTTCTAGCAGGGGAAATTTTGTATAATAGCTCTTGTGGATTTTGTGTGGCCGGGAAGAAACTAGAAAAAGGTGCGTACTTTATGCATGTgttcatacagtatatatgtgtgtgtgtgtgtgtgtgtatacacgcatacatacatacatacatacatacatacatacatacatacatacatacacacacatacacacacacacacacatacaacacacacacacatacacacacatacacacacatacacacacatacacac is from Penaeus monodon isolate SGIC_2016 chromosome 12, NSTDA_Pmon_1, whole genome shotgun sequence and encodes:
- the LOC119579480 gene encoding forkhead box protein M1-like isoform X2, with amino-acid sequence MRSPDWNMKDTKSVMMSEGGGAEVRGEGGVGGEAARAPAVRQAWLHHHHEKHPQDHQHLTHEAEEEEEEEEEEEEEEEEEEEEEDEEEEEEEEEMGEEEEEEGEEESAGAGGGGEVVVVGGGGATTLYSREDGATVLEAADGTTTVLRPRSLPPAQRLTVTVEGGEGGVVAAEGVTAIVDGQAGTATLVEGAEVVRTLAVSYATPILHHVFLQAAPASTAATATAHAHTALLHSSHTPANPQAPPPPPRRPPTILSTATPIILQAARAAGKHDESGRLVGLMAGVGSSASSSSSSTTITTSSCGASTGGADPLLPPRPIHHAVAPPASSSTVAITTALSSPAALALTSSTLASSSAAPSPSLSPPPSLSPPSSSSSSSSSSCSALGSSCGSRTDDELTSLSWLQDSNLLRGTALSPVKTGQGNAEVSKAESPTSDYGEESSDALEPGELTLNDQPHTQPSRSQPIPYNPQVHVNAKPPYSFSCLIFMAIEDSANKALPVKDIYAWILDHFPYFRNAPTGWKNSVRHNLSLNKCFRKVEKAPNLGKGSLWMVDPAYRPNLLQALSKTPFHPYSNLDRIYMVSTKAAYNNRPVLYRHLVETVGAPGSVAKTATSAEAAAVSPSKPAGANVPDPELFPYLARRLGSSTAGGAATTVSAGLGTSATGVHSEDVDAAAAMLALKHGPRILTPASESYSKLRDGKDTSALYEENRKRKRKRKHTEVGDARMMVISSSPSEDHSYTSMDGDGGEEEYLPAPQTPQATPVSSSAASLNQPPPAKKANHSPTSSVDEAFSDDSYESDVASEASQADIRQLVEGADALLNLAAVATSLASQRPIPGSGPQLQSQRHHHTPSHQHYQANNPSRPRKVHVAKGDIGKPLQQKGSHKAKAEVPHNNNTIINNNNKVLKMRRLGGAAQGRGGTRSQLPASR